From Cyanobacteriota bacterium, one genomic window encodes:
- a CDS encoding transcriptional repressor, with protein sequence MKTNRTRSQEKILKLLKTLKRSISAQDLYMELRKRSEMMGLATVYRSLDALKLEGLVQVRTLSNGESLYSLTKEDYHHLTCLQCGASIAIQECPVHDLESRLSDSYQFKIFYHTLEFFGLCTQCQSNQTVEAGVTQP encoded by the coding sequence ATGAAAACCAATCGCACCCGCAGCCAAGAGAAAATTCTAAAGCTGCTGAAAACCTTAAAACGCTCAATCTCCGCTCAGGATTTGTACATGGAGTTGCGTAAGCGCAGTGAAATGATGGGCCTAGCAACTGTATATCGCTCATTGGACGCTTTGAAGCTAGAGGGGTTGGTGCAAGTGCGGACTTTGAGCAATGGGGAGTCACTCTATAGCCTAACCAAAGAAGACTACCACCACCTCACTTGCCTGCAATGTGGGGCTTCCATAGCTATTCAGGAATGTCCTGTACATGATTTAGAGAGTCGTTTGAGCGACTCGTACCAATTCAAAATCTTCTACCACACCTTGGAATTTTTTGGATTGTGTACTCAGTGCCAATCTAACCAAACCGTGGAAGCAGGAGTCACTCAGCCGTAA
- the purS gene encoding phosphoribosylformylglycinamidine synthase subunit PurS, whose translation MTQTYRAYLYITLRPSVLDPAGTAVQSSLAQLGYCNVEQVRIGKYIEVTLAADSEQDAKDQVDRMCHQLLANPVIENYRFDLSPISSG comes from the coding sequence GTGACCCAGACCTATCGAGCTTATCTCTACATTACCCTACGTCCCTCTGTTCTAGATCCTGCTGGCACAGCCGTGCAATCTAGCTTAGCTCAGCTAGGGTACTGCAATGTGGAACAGGTACGTATTGGCAAGTATATCGAAGTGACGTTAGCAGCAGACTCAGAGCAAGATGCTAAGGATCAAGTTGATCGCATGTGCCATCAACTGCTTGCTAACCCCGTCATCGAAAACTACCGATTTGATCTGTCACCCATTTCATCAGGCTAG
- the tgt gene encoding tRNA guanosine(34) transglycosylase Tgt, whose amino-acid sequence MDNHFTFHCQITCAQTQARTGIFTTPHGIVETPRFMPVGTLANVKTLTPAQLQSTGAQMILANTYHLHLQPGEAIVAAAGGLHRFMGWTGPILTDSGGFQVFSLSELRDISDEGVTFRSPRGGQLIHLTPETSIQIQNELGADVIMAFDECPPYPTSREAVIEATVRTERWLERCIKAHQRPDQALFGIVQGGVYPDLRQQAAKSLAMFDLPGYAIGGVSVGEPPELIETIVQVTAPLLPAHKPRYLMGVGTHREIAQAIAAGIDLFDCVIPTRLARHGTALVNGIRWNLKNARFQEDFRPLDERCPCYTCQTFTRAYLNHLIKARESLAATLLSIHNITELVRFTQAIRTAIEQGNFAETFAHWLAPAEQTN is encoded by the coding sequence TTGGATAATCACTTTACCTTTCACTGTCAAATCACCTGTGCCCAGACACAAGCACGCACAGGAATTTTCACAACGCCCCACGGCATTGTGGAAACCCCTCGGTTTATGCCTGTAGGTACATTGGCAAATGTTAAGACGTTGACCCCCGCCCAACTCCAATCAACTGGAGCACAGATGATCTTAGCAAATACCTATCATCTGCATCTGCAACCGGGGGAGGCGATCGTGGCCGCAGCCGGAGGACTACATCGATTCATGGGCTGGACAGGGCCGATTCTCACCGATTCTGGTGGTTTTCAGGTGTTTAGCCTCAGCGAATTGCGAGACATCAGTGACGAAGGCGTAACGTTTCGATCGCCTCGAGGCGGTCAGCTTATTCATCTCACCCCAGAAACGTCGATACAAATCCAAAACGAGCTGGGGGCAGATGTCATCATGGCGTTTGATGAGTGTCCGCCTTACCCTACCAGTCGTGAAGCAGTTATAGAAGCTACGGTGCGCACCGAGCGCTGGCTAGAGCGATGCATTAAAGCCCATCAGCGCCCTGACCAGGCATTATTTGGAATTGTCCAGGGGGGAGTCTATCCAGACTTGCGTCAACAGGCAGCTAAATCCCTAGCCATGTTTGACTTGCCAGGCTATGCAATCGGGGGTGTAAGCGTAGGAGAACCCCCCGAACTGATTGAGACCATTGTTCAGGTTACAGCCCCACTGCTTCCTGCCCACAAACCCCGCTATCTTATGGGGGTAGGCACCCATCGGGAAATTGCCCAGGCGATCGCGGCTGGAATTGACCTATTTGACTGCGTGATTCCAACCCGGTTAGCTCGCCACGGCACAGCCCTAGTCAACGGCATTCGCTGGAACCTAAAAAACGCTCGCTTTCAGGAAGATTTTCGACCTCTGGACGAGCGTTGCCCGTGCTATACTTGCCAGACCTTCACCCGCGCCTATTTGAACCACTTGATCAAGGCACGAGAATCCTTAGCTGCTACGTTGCTTTCTATCCATAACATTACAGAGTTAGTGCGCTTTACCCAAGCCATTCGTACAGCTATCGAGCAAGGCAATTTTGCGGAAACCTTTGCCCATTGGCTAGCACCCGCTGAACAAACCAACTAG